The Snodgrassella alvi wkB2 genome window below encodes:
- a CDS encoding RNA-binding S4 domain-containing protein has translation MNNSNNISTVAMRLDKWLWAARFFKTRALAQKHIELGRVQVNGAKVKNSKNIQIGDTIDLTLNSLPYKIQVKRLNHMRRPAPEARLLYSEDNNSIAKREEIRALNQASQITAAYPDGRPTKRDRRALDKIKKHWQE, from the coding sequence ATGAATAACAGCAACAATATCAGCACAGTAGCAATGCGTCTGGATAAATGGCTTTGGGCTGCAAGATTCTTTAAAACCCGCGCACTGGCTCAAAAACACATCGAATTGGGACGGGTACAGGTCAACGGCGCCAAAGTCAAAAACAGTAAGAATATTCAGATTGGTGATACCATTGATTTAACTCTAAATTCTCTTCCTTATAAAATTCAGGTAAAACGATTAAATCATATGCGCCGCCCTGCTCCTGAAGCCCGTTTACTTTATAGCGAAGATAACAACAGCATCGCTAAGCGTGAAGAGATTAGGGCTTTAAATCAGGCAAGTCAGATAACTGCTGCATATCCGGACGGCAGACCCACCAAACGTGATCGCAGAGCACTTGATAAAATAAAAAAACACTGGCAGGAATAA
- a CDS encoding TIR domain-containing protein: MAHNYSIFHVEEPFNELSAGALAQKDYYYYNQLRTWKFKDELFPFNDIHHKKYDVRDGSDWDSVLKPRIKERLDKADNIILFLSENTFQSRGVREELEYGIGYLKLPVIVLYADIQDKKFMMVEGKKDMSFKVHYFINKLPLFKQLKSQVPVLHVPLNKEMVSKALKKNNFVKNSHLSPNNYMLND, encoded by the coding sequence ATGGCGCATAATTACAGTATTTTTCATGTTGAAGAACCGTTCAATGAGCTATCTGCGGGCGCTTTAGCTCAAAAGGACTATTATTATTATAATCAGTTAAGAACATGGAAATTTAAGGATGAACTTTTTCCTTTTAATGATATACATCATAAAAAATATGATGTCCGTGACGGTAGCGACTGGGACAGTGTGTTAAAACCTCGTATTAAAGAGCGTCTGGACAAAGCTGATAATATAATTTTGTTTTTGAGTGAAAATACTTTTCAGTCCAGAGGGGTAAGAGAAGAACTGGAGTATGGTATAGGATATCTGAAATTACCGGTTATTGTGCTGTATGCAGATATACAGGATAAAAAATTTATGATGGTAGAAGGGAAAAAAGACATGAGTTTTAAGGTACATTATTTTATAAATAAGTTACCCTTATTCAAACAATTGAAATCGCAAGTTCCTGTATTGCATGTACCGCTAAACAAAGAAATGGTATCTAAAGCCTTAAAGAAAAATAATTTTGTTAAAAATAGTCATCTCAGTCCGAATAATTATATGCTTAATGATTAA